A stretch of DNA from Deltaproteobacteria bacterium:
GTGTGCTGGAGCAGAAGGACTTCCGGCGCGTCGGAGGATCCGACGTGATCGCGATCAACTCGCGAATCATCGCGGCGACGAACAGGGACCTGAAGGCCGCCATCGACGAGGACCGGTTCCGCGCGGACCTCTACTATCGGCTGAATGTCATTTCCATCCACATTCCCCCGCTGAGGGAACGGAGGGAAGACATACCGCTGCTGGTCGACCACTTCATTGAAAAATTCAACATCGAGATGGGGAAGCAGATCCGCGGCGTAAGCGAGGGAGCGATGCGGATCCTGATGGACAACGAATGGCCCGGAAACGCGCGTGAACTGCGGAACGTTGTAGAGCGGGCAATGGTGGTGGCCAAGGGGAATATCATTACGGATTCCGATGTCAGCAGGCCGACCGCGACATCTACGCCAACAAACCACTGGACGAAATCCCTGGACGAGGTCGAGAAGGAGCACATTCGCGCGGTATTGGCGGAAAACCAGTGGAATATCGTGCGTTCCGCCCAGACATTGGGGATAGACCGGGTGACGCTCTACAACAAGATAAAAAAATATGAACTCAAGAGGGATGGCATCGCTCCGAAAGAGTGAGAGTGTTGAGTATTTCAATTTGCTGTTGAATTTTTCAACTGGGCAAGCCACCGGAAAACAAGATCATTCCTTTTCGCCCCAGGAAGTGTAGAGAATGTATACACCTTCCTGAAATTCAATAACCGCGTCTCTATTCGGAACACCCTCCTCCTTCTGTTTTAAAATCCGTAAGTTATCGACTTATAAAATGTCCTCCGATCGGTTGGCACGGGCATTGCGCTATACATGGGCGCGGGAAAGGCAACCCCGCTGAAGGGAGGTGGGAACGATGGGATTCATACTGATCGGCATAGCCTACATCGTTCTGGGTATCGTCTCGGCGGCGAGAATGATCGCGGAGCACGCGGGGCACGCGTGAAAGGTGCGTTGACGCAGTGATCGTAAGCAGCGGAAAAGCTGGAAGAAAAGGGGTGCGGCGATGAAGGAACGGAAGTGCCCTTTTCTCGAAACCCAAACGGTAACTTTCTGCAAGGCGTTCCCGGTGAAAATGATCCCGGTGGACAGGATGTCGAATGCGAAGGGTATCTGTAATACGACCAATTACCAGGAATGTTCCCTCTATTGCGAGGTCAGCCACACCGGAAAGGACCTGGACAACATCCGCGGATTCCAGCTGAAGCCGGAATACTACTATCATCCCAAACATCTTTGGGTCGCCGTGTCTCCTGACGACGAAACCGAAGCCCGCGTGGGAATCGACGATTTTTCGGCAAGGCTGATCGGCAGGATCCACCGCGTATCGTCTCCCGGCCCCAACATGCCGGTGAAGGAGAACAGCGTGTGCTTCCTCCTTCATTCCGGCGACCGGACCGTCCGCATGGTGGCGCCTGCTACCGGGACGATCAAGGCGGTCAATCCGAAAATAACGACCGACCCCGCCATTATCAATACCGATCCGTACAACGAGGGGTGGATCTATTCGATGAAGTTGCGGAACGAAGCGGTGAACGGCCTGTTCCACGAAAACGTCGCCAGGAAATGGATGGAATGCGAAGTCGAAAGGCTTCAGAAGCTGTTCGCGTCCGACTTGGGGATGACCGCAACCGACGGAGGCGAAGCCCTCACCGATATCAGCAGCCGGTTGAACGACGCGCAGTGGGGAAAGATCGTCAGCCAGTTCTTGGGGTAATGCCGGGAGGTGCGCCATGGTAGTCCTGCTCGTCCTGCTCACGGTTCTCTGCTTCATCACGGTGGAATTGGCCATCCGCTGGAGCAACAAGCGGCGGGCCGCGGAGTCCGGCATCCTGGATCCGGCCGCGCTGTTCCCTGCGTCCTTCCGGCCGGCTTACGAGATGCCCGGCGGGCTTTTCATCCACAACGGGCACACCTGGGCGAGGCTGGAAGCCTCCGGTGAGGTTAAGGTGGGCCTGGACGGGTTCGCCCGGGAAATCATCGGAAGGGTGGACCGGTTCGAGCTTCCCGCGAAGGGGAAGCTGGTCCGGCAGGGAGAGCCGGCGTTCGCCGTCCTCCAGGACGGGAAGAGGATAGAGCTCGTGGCGCCCGTCGACGGCGAGGTTTGCGCGGTGAACGAGATCCTGAACGCCGATGCGGTGGGGTCGATGGAAAGGCCGTACGAGAAAGGGTGGGCGTTCGCGATCCGTCCGACGAACCTGGGCGCCAACATGAAAAAGCTCCGGGTCGGCGTGGAAGCCTCCGTATGGCTGGGCAAGGAAGTCCGGAGGTTCACCGAGTTTCTCACGCTCTATCGGGCAGTTCCCCAGGAAGTCGGAGTCACGATGCCCGACGGAGGGGTGCACACCGAGGGAGTCATGGAGACCATGGACGGCGAGATCCTTCAGATCGCGGTCCGGAAGTTCTTCCGCTAAGTCAAGACGGCAACCGACAGGAGGGATTGTTCAATGACCATCACACGAAGAGGTTTCCTGAAGTTTGCGGGGCTGACCGGCAGCGCCTTGCTGGCTGCCGGCGCCAGGGCCCCCGCAAAAGCCGCCACGGCGGCGGCGGGTGCGGCGGCCGACAAGGAGTTTTTCGGCATGCTCGTCGACACGACGAAGTGCATCGGGTGCCGGAGCTGCGAGGAGGCGTGCAACGCCAGGAACCGCCTTCCGGAGCCGAAAGAATCCTTCTCGACCGACTCCGTGTTCGAGCGGCAACGGGACACGACCCCGGAGGCGTTCACCGTCGTGAACAGGTTCCCCAACGAGAAGGAGCCGGACAAGCCGGTCTTCGTCCGGAAGGAGTGCAACCATTGCAACCAGCCGGCGTGCGCGACGGCCTGCCTGGTGAAGGCCCTGGAGAAGACGCCGGAAGGCCCGGTGATCTACAACAAGGACAGGTGCATGGGTTGCCGGTACTGCATGCTTTCATGCCCCTTCGACGCTCCGAAGTACCAGTACAACAGCCCCAGCCCGTACGTCATGAAGTGCGTCTTCTGCCACGACCGGATCGTCAAGGGCGAGCAGCCGGCCTGTTCGGAGGCTTGTCCGGAGGGAGCGTCCCTGTTCGGGAAGCGGCGGGACCTTATCGAGATCGCGCGGGAACGGATCTACAAGGAACCGGGCAAGTATTATCCGCACATCTACGGGGAGCACGAAGCGGGCGGCACGGAGTGGCTCTTCATCGGCAGCGCGGCCCCCGAGAAGCTTGGTCTGCGGGACCGGGAAAACGTGGGGACGAGCTCCTACCCGGAGAAGACCGCCGGTTTCCTGTACGCGGTTCCGCACATCTTCATCCTGTGGCCCACTTTTTTGTTCGGGCTTAGCTACCTGACGTCCCAGAAAAACGGGAAGGAGAACGAACATGGAGAGGAATAACACGATCCCCTTGCATGCGGCAAAGTCCCCCACGGGAGCGGACACCCTCAAGGGGTTCCTCCGGTTCGTTTTGAGCGAGCTGAAACCCAAGGGGAAGATCATTACGCCGTTCAACGTGATCAGCGGGATCATCATCGCGGTGGGGTTGGCGCTGATCGTGATCCGGTTCGCCTTCGGGCTGGCTTCGGTTACGAACCTCTCCCAGGAATACCCCTGGGGGATCTGGATCGGGTTCGACGTCGTGACGGGGGTGGCATTCGCGGGCGGGGC
This window harbors:
- a CDS encoding glycine cleavage system protein H; the protein is MKERKCPFLETQTVTFCKAFPVKMIPVDRMSNAKGICNTTNYQECSLYCEVSHTGKDLDNIRGFQLKPEYYYHPKHLWVAVSPDDETEARVGIDDFSARLIGRIHRVSSPGPNMPVKENSVCFLLHSGDRTVRMVAPATGTIKAVNPKITTDPAIINTDPYNEGWIYSMKLRNEAVNGLFHENVARKWMECEVERLQKLFASDLGMTATDGGEALTDISSRLNDAQWGKIVSQFLG
- a CDS encoding glycine cleavage system protein H; the encoded protein is MVVLLVLLTVLCFITVELAIRWSNKRRAAESGILDPAALFPASFRPAYEMPGGLFIHNGHTWARLEASGEVKVGLDGFAREIIGRVDRFELPAKGKLVRQGEPAFAVLQDGKRIELVAPVDGEVCAVNEILNADAVGSMERPYEKGWAFAIRPTNLGANMKKLRVGVEASVWLGKEVRRFTEFLTLYRAVPQEVGVTMPDGGVHTEGVMETMDGEILQIAVRKFFR
- a CDS encoding 4Fe-4S dicluster domain-containing protein, which codes for MTITRRGFLKFAGLTGSALLAAGARAPAKAATAAAGAAADKEFFGMLVDTTKCIGCRSCEEACNARNRLPEPKESFSTDSVFERQRDTTPEAFTVVNRFPNEKEPDKPVFVRKECNHCNQPACATACLVKALEKTPEGPVIYNKDRCMGCRYCMLSCPFDAPKYQYNSPSPYVMKCVFCHDRIVKGEQPACSEACPEGASLFGKRRDLIEIARERIYKEPGKYYPHIYGEHEAGGTEWLFIGSAAPEKLGLRDRENVGTSSYPEKTAGFLYAVPHIFILWPTFLFGLSYLTSQKNGKENEHGEE